The Microvirga lotononidis region CGAAGCGCGTAATAAGGTAGCGAATCCAGTCGTAACGAACCTTGCCACCTGCATCCTGCACAACGTCTAACATTGAGGATGTCATTTTAAGGAACTGGCACATCGACATGACGTCCAGCATTTGCGGATGCACGGTGACCACCAGCGCGGTAGAGGCGCTGAGAGCCGACATGGTGAGGAAGCCGAGTTGAGGTGGGCAGTCGATCAGAACGATGTCGTACTGATCACTTACAGCAGAGAGAGCCAGCCCAACACGTTCGAAGAACATGACCGACGCGTCCCGGTTATGGCTCCGGAGGTGCATTGGCGTTTCGGTCTCGAATTCGGTCAACTCGAGGTTGGCTGGAATGAGGTCCAAATTCGGGAAGTAAGTCTTCTGGATCACATCTTTGGGATGGCAGGCGTCGGCTGAATACCGGATGGCTCCGTAGAGGGTTTGGTGGTCCCCGACGTCTAGTTCAGGCTGAAGCCCGTGGATAGCCGTGAGGCTAGCTTGTGGGTCCAGATCTACGGCGAGCACGCGATATCCGTTAAGGGCAAGATACTGTGCCAGGTGGGCTGTGGTAGTCGTCTTGGCGCTGCCACCTTTGAAGTTGACACAACTGATGACCTGCAGGTGTTCGCCCTCACCACGATGCTTAACGTAGTGACGGCGGGCCTTATCGGCGCTATCCAGGTGAAAGCGCAGAGCATTGATGTCTTCGACCGAGTACAGCCTGCGACCATTCGGGAGGACTTCGACCTGAGGCCCCTTCCCCTCCAACGCCAACTGCCTCAGGTAGCTATCCGCAATACCGATCATCTTCGCGACTTCGCCTGAGGTGAACTTGCGAAGCCGCTTTTGGATGCCAGGATGATTCTGCTTCACACGCTGTGCATGAAGCTTTGCGGATAGATCGCTTGAGTGCTTTCGGATGACTTCTTGGTCAACGAAAGACGCCAAGTCGATTCTTGGTTGGGCCAGAGACACTTTGGCTCTCCTTCAGACGGAAACCCGGGGCTAAAAGCACCCTCTTCCGTTACTAAAAGGTCGAAATTCTATACAAATCGTTAATGAGACCCTCTTTTGAGACGTTTCGAGCCGATTTTGTCAGTGATGCTGGCATCTGCCTCCACCCGGAGTTCTCAGCTGAGAAGATTGGGAGCGAGTGGGCTGGTCGGGATTAATCCGGAACCAAGGCACTTCTCAGCTGAGAAGTCTTCGCTCCTTTGAGCGATCTCACGGACTCATCGACTGTGAGCGACTCATTTTTATCGGAAACGGCACCGAGGCCCAAATTTGTAACTTCTCATCTGAGAACTTTTGCATCCACTGACCACCCCGGAGCGGGCGACACACTTTGCTGCCGGAGAATCCAATCGGGCGGTCCCAGATCGTATCTAAACCTGCGCGGCAGTTCTCAGCTGAGAACTCTTGTTTTCAGGTCCAAGGCACTACACGTGTCTCAGTCGCGCCGCCTACCGGTGGCCATGTCTTCTCAGCTGAGACTTCAGAAAGGCTTTGAATGCGAGCCGATCCGTTCCCCGGTTCTCCAGTTGGTAGGAAGATTAAGGTGAGGAGTATAGGACCGATCCGGGAGTTCTCAGCTCAGAACTCGATGTGAAGAAGACACCAAGGAAGGGCCCCACCCCGCTCAAACACGGCGGAGTACGAACTGAAGGTATGGTTCTAGCAGGGTTATTCGCCAATCCCGGGACCGCAGTACTTCTCAGCTGAGAGCGTTGATATCGACGACCTGTTCTGACCTTGCCTTGAGGTAGCATCTTGGCCCGGTAGGGCTACTGGCCGGTCTGTTGGGTTGATCTCTGAAGCAGAGAGGCCCTTTACCATAGGACCCGGAGTCCTGGGCCCCCGACTGGCATCCAGGTTGCTAAACGAGGCGGCTGACAGAGTTTGCCGCTAAAGTTGCAAATGGCCTTGCGGTCTTCTCAGCTGAGAACTTGTTGCTGTGGCTATGCATGTTGGCTGAGAGGTATCGTGAAAAAAGGCATCCGACTGCAGAAAACTTGTTCGCTCATATGATGCCTTAACTTAACACGGATCGGTACCAGACAACTCAATACTCCCGAGCCTGTTTCGGTATAAGCTCCTCAGCTGCGACCATGTCAGCCAGTTGCTCTTAACAACTCGCTGTGTACCCGGCGTACGATTGGTCGAGGCGCGAAAACGCTCATTTAGGCCTTGGAAGTTCTCAGCTGAGAACTTCGAGAGTATCCATTAGGAGCCACTTTTACTCGAATAGGCGGACTCTTCGAAGCACAGCCGGTTGTCGAAATGGGTTCGACACCTCGGCTCTAGGCAGAAACTTCTCAGCTGAGAAGAGGCTCCCAGCAGACGAGGATGGCGCGGCATTTCCTGACGACCTAGTATGTTATACTTCGCGTAGCTTAGGGAGTCAGCCGGCGATAGGGGAAGAGCTATGGGGCAGGGGAGCGTCGTGGATGATAGGCGTGGCACCCCATTCGAGCTCTCGGGTTCCGAGCTGGCTGCTTTGTGCCGATCTCGACCATCAAGGCATGCGGTTTCCGAGGAAACACATTCTGAGAGCCTGTTCCTGGGTTTGTTGGCGAAATGCGTGAGCCGCCCCAAACTGCAAGTTATGGTTAACGAGCTTTTTGATGCCGAGCTGGCTCGCATGACCATGAGAAGTGCGTGCGTTCCGATTCCAGCTCACAGAGACTACCTAAAGGAGCGAGCGGAGCTCTAGAACCTAGTCGAGGAGAACAGGCAGGGGCTTGAGAGCACTCTGCCCCCTCGACAGCTGCCTTTCCGTCCTGTCGACAACGCCCTCTGAGGATAGGCCGTTACACCTTCGGCTCCGCTCGTAAACCAGGTTCCCTGGAGAAGCGCTATGCTGCGTCCTCCGGGGAAGTCGGCAGAATCAGCCCGGCCCTTCGCGCTTGATCGAGTTGTTGCTTGACGGAAGAGGCGTTCCATTTTGTCCCGCCTCGTGGGTTTCGCTCGCGCATGCGTTCGAGTTGCACAGCAATATCCCGCAGCGACAGACCCGGATCGGCCATGGCAATGCCAGCGATCAGCGTCATGAGCCGGTCCGCAGAGGGGCGGGGAGGGGACTTCTGAAGCAACGCCGGATCGGCCATGCGCTGCGAGACCAGTTTTCGAACGGCACGCCGAAGGCGCTCCGCCGTCCAATCTTGGCCCCATCCATTCAGAACCTGAACGACGTCGGACCACGGCTGGCCCGGCCGCATGCGCTTCACCGTGGGCATCCAGCGATCGGCCGAGGCAATGAGTGGGTCGAGATACCGCTTCTCTCGGGCAAGTGTCAGTCGGCGGACAGTTTCCGGGCGGTGTTCGCGAACCCCGGGGCTGCCGAGAACCTTCCCGCGGGCTTTGGCGGCCCGTAGTCCGGCCTTGGTGCGCTCGGAGATCAGCGATCGCTCGA contains the following coding sequences:
- the repA gene encoding plasmid partitioning protein RepA — encoded protein: MSLAQPRIDLASFVDQEVIRKHSSDLSAKLHAQRVKQNHPGIQKRLRKFTSGEVAKMIGIADSYLRQLALEGKGPQVEVLPNGRRLYSVEDINALRFHLDSADKARRHYVKHRGEGEHLQVISCVNFKGGSAKTTTTAHLAQYLALNGYRVLAVDLDPQASLTAIHGLQPELDVGDHQTLYGAIRYSADACHPKDVIQKTYFPNLDLIPANLELTEFETETPMHLRSHNRDASVMFFERVGLALSAVSDQYDIVLIDCPPQLGFLTMSALSASTALVVTVHPQMLDVMSMCQFLKMTSSMLDVVQDAGGKVRYDWIRYLITRFEPSDKPQADMVDFMRGMFKEYVLTNAVLKSTAISDAGITKQTLYEVPREDFSKGTYDRAMESLNSVNAEIEELIKAAWGRV
- a CDS encoding recombinase family protein; amino-acid sequence: MAPSPAPKRRLIGYARVSTDDQMTDAQLIELEAAGCGLIHQEQGSGGSRARPVLAQLLKEIRAGDVLVVVRLDRLARSVSHLLEVIEGLEKKGAHFKSLQDPIDTSTPQGMFSLQVLGAVAQLERSLISERTKAGLRAAKARGKVLGSPGVREHRPETVRRLTLAREKRYLDPLIASADRWMPTVKRMRPGQPWSDVVQVLNGWGQDWTAERLRRAVRKLVSQRMADPALLQKSPPRPSADRLMTLIAGIAMADPGLSLRDIAVQLERMRERNPRGGTKWNASSVKQQLDQARRAGLILPTSPEDAA